In Aspergillus nidulans FGSC A4 chromosome IV, a single window of DNA contains:
- a CDS encoding NAD(P)/FAD-dependent oxidoreductase (transcript_id=CADANIAT00000111) yields the protein MATQHTYDVVIVGGGIVGSALAYFLSLSNDGKKVAVIERDLSRLNGSTGYAPGFVGQFNESEVLTRLAIDSVGEYLKVPGGFDQVGGLEVATSTAGVEKLRWRLETARERGLKAELISAQRAAEMAHDLVKGDNVSALYFPADGTANPAAITGYFQSEARARGVEFVEGDVSEVCRGSGRVKGVMTFSGFIPAERVVLATGIWARNLCDFEVPIPVISVAHPYMYGKYREPKPYKSPFVRYPEHHVYVRDHGPFFGLGSYDHKPIAEKPNETAVGNWVEEFDTTLHRALRFIPEKTNLAPREKFNGLFSMTPDNMPLVGEIPGTEGLYIAAAVWVTHAAGSAKFLTQMIKGETLDAVVRKALDPSRFRGCDMERLERESLHCYNNIYSTHEAI from the coding sequence ATGGCCACGCAACATACTTACGATGTCGTTATCGTCGGTGGCGGCATTGTAGGCTCTGCTCTGGCCTACTTCTTATCGTTGTCGAATGACGGTAAAAAGGTGGCTGTTATCGAACGTGATTTGTCCCGCCTTAACGGCTCAACGGGTTATGCCCCAGGGTTTGTCGGCCAGTTTAACGAGTCCGAGGTGTTAACTCGTCTGGCAATTGACAGTGTTGGGGAATACCTAAAGGTTCCAGGGGGATTTGACCAGGTTGGAGGTCTTGAGGTCGCTACAAGTACTGCCGGAGTGGAAAAGCTGAGGTGGAGGCTCGAAACAGCGCGTGAAAGAGGTCTCAAGGCGGAGCTGATCTCGGCCCAGAGGGCGGCAGAAATGGCCCATGATTTAGTGAAGGGCGACAATGTTTCGGCGCTGTATTTCCCAGCAGATGGAACGGCTAACCCTGCGGCAATCACGGGTTACTTTCAGTCCGAAGCTCGCGCTAGAGGAGTCGAATTTGTCGAGGGAGACGTCTCCGAGGTCTGCAGAGGTAGCGGTCGCGTTAAAGGAGTGATGACCTTTTCAGGATTTATACCCGCTGAGAGAGTCGTCCTTGCTACTGGCATTTGGGCGAGGAACCTCTGTGATTTTGAAGTCCCTATACCAGTCATTTCCGTCGCACACCCATATATGTATGGGAAATACCGCGAGCCCAAGCCTTACAAGTCCCCATTCGTAAGGTACCCTGAACACCATGTTTATGTTCGGGATCATGGCCCATTCTTTGGCTTGGGTTCTTACGACCATAAACCTATAGCCGAGAAACCAAACGAAACCGCCGTTGGGAACTGGGTCGAGGAATTCGATACGACACTCCACCGGGCTTTGCGTTTCATTCCAGAGAAGACGAATTTGGCTCCTCGAGAAAAGTTCAATGGCTTATTCTCGATGACGCCTGATAACATGCCTTTGGTTGGAGAAATCCCAGGAACAGAGGGACTTTACATAGCGGCAGCGGTCTGGGTCACCCACGCAGCTGGCTCAGCGAAATTCTTGACCCAGATGATCAAGGGTGAGACACTCGACGCAGTGGTAAGGAAAGCTCTCGATCCCAGTCGATTCCGCGGGTGTGATATGGAGCGCTTGGAGCGGGAGTCCCTGCATTGCTACAATAACATATATTCGACTCACGAGGCCATATAG
- a CDS encoding N-acyl homoserine lactonase family protein (transcript_id=CADANIAT00000119) has translation MSAIQTQIQNGAVPNAVSNVCPPGTKFHVLEVGWLECDEAFVTRGGNTSTKSTEGKSFVNKRRQLPMYCILIEHPHEGLILWETGCGKDYPEVWGPAVSDIFARVRYEPQHELRAAIEATGNKVEDVKKIIIGHLHLDHAGGLDEFMENKEVEVWVHERELNAAFWSVATGADAGVYLAHYLNLSLNWKTFNDQTMDFCQGITLHHLPGHTDGLIGMQINMPESGTFFFISDHCHVLENWIDGIPQGWLARDHPAWFRSTQRLKQLQRITKGQVIPGHDETTFLELKKQAKVFT, from the exons ATGTCTGCAATCCAAACCCAAATCCAGAACGGTGCTGTCCCCAACGCCGTCTCCAATGTCTGCCCTCCAGGCACAAAATTCCATGTCCTGGAGGTTGGCTGGCTCGAATGCGATGAAGCCTTCGTGACTCGCGGGGGCAACACTTCTACAAAGTCGACGGAGGGCAAGTCCTTCGTCAACAAGCGGCGCCAGTTGCCCATGTACTGTATCCTGATTGAGCACCCGCACGAGGGCCTGATCCTGTGGGAAACAGGGTGTGGCAAGGACTACCCTGAAGTCTGGGGCCCCGCCGTGTCGGATATTTTTGCACGCGTGCGCTACGAGCCGCAGCATGAATTGCGCGCTGCAATTGAGGCGACTGGTAACAAGGTTGAGGACGTGAAGAAGATTATCATTGGGCATTTGCATCTCGACCATGCGGGCGGTTTGGACGAGTTCATGGAGaacaaggaggtcgaggtcTGGGTTCATGAACGCGAGCTCAATGCGGCGTTTTGGTCTGTGGCGACGGGCGCTGATGCAGGGGTTTATTTGGCACATTATCTGAACCTGTCGCT GAATTGGAAAACCTTCAACGACCAAACGATGGACTTCTGCCAGGGAATCACCCTGCACCATCTACCAGGCCACACGGACGGGCTGATTGGGATGCAGATCAACATGCCTGAGTCAGGGACGTTTTTCTTCATCAGTGACCACTGCCACGTTCTAGAGAAT TGGATTGACGGCATCCCTCAGGGATGGCTGGCTCGAGACCATCCTGCCTGGTTCCGGAGCACGCAGCGgctgaagcagctgcagcggaTCACGAAGGGGCAGGTTATCCCCGGGCATGATGAGACGACGTTTTTGGAGCTGAAAAAGCAGGCGAAAGTGTTCACTTAG
- a CDS encoding acyl-CoA dehydrogenase family protein (transcript_id=CADANIAT00000115) codes for MNPLAGGEEIVVSFHAFIPTSTLHHQPTTIRTLDCKMGDKKLSPLTHFPTTPYSEPLLPQLAIPNPYYTSTHHALRAWVRNYVDTHIAPYAQEWEEAGEIPPHVYKTHCEHGFAIVHPLTTPEDSANLTLPGGVKREEWDTWCGLIVADELNRLGFVGVIWGLGGGNSIGCPPIARFGTAEQRRRWLPKVAKGEIRFCLGITEPDAGSDVANIRTTAVRQGEYYVVNGSKKWITNGIWADYCTAAVRTGGPGRGGISLLVIPLKAEGVTRRRMHNSGVNASDFNPERLSLACASLRLARVCAEDAFNYATQRSTFGAPLITRQAIQAKIFKFGLLIEPAYAFMEQLVNILEKTKNEPRDDVRIGGMTALLKVMSTRALEKSVREAQQILGGAGYNRAGKGARIEQISRDARVHVVGGGSEEIMMGLALQEEMKALTTRKRALERKKNLVGDIPVRRWFGALQIHMTGTGRPFHVKL; via the exons ATGAATCCTCTAGCAGGGGGTGAGGAAATAGTGGTCAG CTTTCACGCCTTCATCCCTACCAGTACGCTACACCACCAACCAACCACCATCAGGACTCTAGACTGCAAAATGGGCGACAAGAAACTGTCCCCGCTCACCCATTTCCCAACAACCCCCTATTCCGAGCCCCTTCTTCCACAACTTGCCATTCCCAATCCCTACTACACCTCTACACACCACGCCCTCCGCGCCTGGGTCCGAAATTATGTAGACACGCATATCGCACCTTACGCGCAAGAATGggaagaagctggcgagatCCCGCCTCATGTATACAAAACACATTGCGAGCACGGATTCGCCATTGTCCACCCACTCACCACACCAGAAGACTCTGCGAACCTGACTTTGCCCGGCGGTGTgaaaagggaagaatggGATACATGGTGCGGACTCATTGTCGCGGATGAACTGAACCGACTTGGTTTCGTCGGTGTGATCTGGGGCCTTGGTGGTGGAAACTCAATCGGGTGTCCGCCTATTGCGCGCTTTGGGACGGCCGAGCAACGGCGAAGGTGGCTGCCGAAGGTCGCCAAGGGAGAGATCAGGTTTTGTTTGGGGATTACGGAGCCGGATG CTGGCTCGGACGTCGCAAATATCCGCACCACCGCGGTCCGTCAAGGCGAGTACTACGTCGTCAATGGGTCAAAGAAGTGGATTACGAACGGGATCTGGGCGGATTATTGcactgctgctgtgcggacTGGTGGACCCGGACGGGGTGGGATTAGCTTGCTGGTTATCCCACTGAAAGCGGAGGGAGTTACTAGGAGGAGGATGCATAATTCGGGAGTAAATGCGAGCG ACTTCAATCCTGAGCGGCTTTCCCTAGCCTGCGCCTCCCTACGTCTCGCGCGTGTCTGTGCGGAAGACGCCTTCAACTACGCCACGCAACGCTCAACATTTGGGGCTCCCCTGATAACCCGACAAGCGATCCAGGCAAAGATTTTCAAGTTTGGGCTCCTAATTGAGCCCGCGTACGCAttcatggagcagctggTCAACAtcttagagaagacaaagaatgAGCCTAGAGATGACGTGAGAATTGGCGGAATGACAGCGCTCTTAAAGGTCATGTCCACGAGGGCGCTCGAGAAGAGTGTGCGCGAAGCGCAGCAGATTCTCGGCGGGGCGGGGTATAATCGGGCAGGGAAAGGGGCGAGAATTGAACAGATTAGCCGTGATGCCAGGGTTCATGTTGTCGGAGGCGGGAGTGAGGAAATCATGATGGGTttggcgctgcaggaggagatgaaggcgctgacgacgaggaagcgGGcgttggagaggaagaaga ATCTTGTGGGGGACATCCCTGTAAGGCGCTGGTTTGGTGCACTCCAGATACACATGACCGGAACGGGCCGTCCCTTTCATGTTAAGCTGTAG
- a CDS encoding uncharacterized protein (transcript_id=CADANIAT00000112), producing the protein MRAFSVVSVACIVASVAAFQYPDFVPLSKRQAPGTPEYECHANCGGIITASRSDGYCDSSNFKSMLSDCLDCALVYDIWKYYGNSVSSAAENCGLDATPVETTPSSASTATETTTSNETESETASTSTVAGSSSEGASSTEITADSTTVKSTSVIPTATTPVTHTSPSSATSTTPTPSDPEFTGAATFNTPGWLLMGGLAGAFAAVLVQ; encoded by the exons ATGAGAGCTTTCAGTGTCGTATCTGTTGCCTGTATTGTGGCTTCTGTTGCTGCATTCCAGTATCCCGACTTTGTGCCCCTGAGCAAGCGTCAGGCACCTGGCACTCCAGAGTACGAATGTCACGCCAACTGCG GCGGTATAATCACGGCATCACGCTCGGATGGCTATTGCGACTCCAGTAACTTTAAGAGTATGCTGAGCGATTGTCTGGACTGCGCCCTGGTGTATGACATTTGGAAATACTACGGCAATTCTGTGTCCTCTGCTGCCGAAAACTGCGGACTCGATGCGACTCCTGTTGAAACGACCCCGTCCAGTGCGTCTACCGCAACTGAAACTACCACTTCCAACGAGACCGAAAGCGAGACCGCGTCAACCAGCACTGTTGCAGGATCGTCCTCGGAGGGCGCTTCATCAACGGAGATAACGGCCGACTCAACTACTGTGAAATCAACCTCTGTCATCCCTACAGCAACCACTCCTGTCACCCATACCTCTCCGAGTAGCGCG ACATCAACCACCCCCACCCCGTCCGACCCGGAGTTTACTGGCGCCGCTACCTTCAACACCCCCGGTTGGTTGCTCATGGGCGGCCTCGCTGGAGCTTTTGCGGCGGTTCTCGTACAATAG
- a CDS encoding DUF3716 domain-containing protein (transcript_id=CADANIAT00000117), translating into MVLLSATFPTSFNAVQDKELTCTVVDPRPDKLILGIHPILPILPGITASNLPIPPSGTTSKTIRFYILYPVLRRLDWRTAHAPTPATPESKSWAGDTADLEAAFNQTRGLIAKRPCAGCSGGRGLWKSCAGRLGKKINGICANCWQAGEFCTNFNKASNLSRMAATLRHCNKLMTNEQVFSFVIGDKMLDSLTHLRRAE; encoded by the exons ATGGTACTTCTCAGCGCAACTTTTCCAACCTCATTTAACGCCGTGCAAGACAAGGAGCTAACATGCACCGTCGTAGACCCTAGACCAGACAAGCTCATCCTCGGCATCCACCCCATACTTCCCATACTTCCCGGCATCACGGCCAGCAACCTTCCGATTCCTCCTTCTGGGACAACCAGCAAGACAATCCGGTTCTACATTTTGTACCCTGTGCTCCGCCGACTCGACTGGCGCACGGCCCATGCGCCTACGCCTGCCACACCTGAGAGCAAGTCCTGGGCCGGAGACACAGCAGACCTGGAAGCAGCATTCAATCAAACTCGCGGCCTTATCGCAAAGAGACCTTGTGCTGGCTGTTCAGGGGGCCGGGGACTCTGGAAGTCCTGTGCTGGGAGACTCGGCAAGAAAATTAACGGCATCTGCGCCAATTGCTGGCAGGCAGGGGAATTCTGTACCAACT TTAACAAGGCCTCGAACCTCAGCAGAATGGCCGCTACCCTGCGCCACTGCAACAAACTCATGACCAACGAGCAAGTCTTCTCATTTGTCATAGGAGACAAAATGCTTGACAGCCTCACCCACTTGAGACGCGCCGAATAG
- a CDS encoding protein hriA (transcript_id=CADANIAT00000114): protein MSMFRSAADISSDSASSSDESDHEVTKSESKPDIRPPVRDAKHKSRSVDEDTMDDSDIKDLLAADAESHSNVMTSALLEFYCLTRAADLLNRQHGSHKRYTRESPEVQYLGKKMFLYKSKFLSSHGVLAEGVDADQWGPTRQYYRDNLDALGLSALEGLDIGDKKPPLVEGGGDLVLASKTRDMHSRKETAASLRIEGPVGPLDLQQRHGADRIPALEELRLDPRRIPRPLPLLGSSPTSFPLFDLNPKPSNSSTSRYAVEFSEIRVVGRGSFGEVYHVKNHIDGQDYAIKKIPLSQKRLQQLQCGNENQLENIMKEIRTLARLEHANVVRYYGAWIEQTHYPRIQIPSQEPGKLVYENTQNSKPYQPSGDESFGVVFEYSYEGQQQSLEDYSIGSHGTSTATHTSEKPVARSLEDDVESIPRNFSEPTYSQLSTFGASDGDIFTDGFSNDHSRLQVQRSSRPGHALPAVILHIQMSLHPIPLSSYLSQQHSGDPQTLLRRHCYHLIPSLKLILNIISGVDYLHSKGIIHRDLKPANIFLSCAEERDFKGCISCLSKAGTCSKFCHPRIGDFGLVADISHLNDRSPESESGPSNIPKLNRVVGTEFYCPPFFRGYGISEAEDEVVPGRSNEEYFDYTIDESLDVYALGVILFELVYRISTKMERQMVLTGLTRGVQRTDAIKSIRERPVFPVDFDSKVDQGGMVLPTGETVAESLKKCIKGMLELQPSRRWSCSDVQEHLQRLLNIVLKSMTTSTF from the coding sequence ATGTCCATGTTCAGGTCAGCCGCGGACATTTCCTCTGATTCCGCATCTAGCTCCGATGAGAGCGACCATGAAGTGACCAAGTCGGAGTCAAAGCCTGACATTCGGCCTCCTGTTCGGGATGCAAAACATAAGTCACGTTCAGTGGATGAAGATACCATGGACGATAGTGACATTAAGGATCTGCTTGCTGCGGATGCCGAGAGTCACTCCAATGTCATGACTTCTGCGCTGCTCGAATTCTACTGTCTCACTCGAGCCGCGGATCTATTGAATCGGCAGCATGGATCGCACAAGAGGTACACCCGAGAGTCTCCGGAAGTGCAATATCTCGGGAAGAAGATGTTCCTTTACAAATCGAAATTTCTCTCGTCTCATGGCGTCCTGGCGGAAGGAGTGGACGCGGATCAATGGGGCCCGACTCGGCAGTATTACCGCGACAATCTTGATGCTCTAGGACTGTCTGCGCTAGAAGGGCTTGATATTGGGGACAAGAAGCCGCCATTGGTCGAAGGTGGCGGTGACCTAGTTCTAGCCTCAAAGACGAGAGATATGCACTCAAGGAAGGAAACTGCTGCAAGTCTGCGCATTGAGGGCCCAGTGGGTCCGCTGGATCTTCAACAGCGGCATGGGGCGGACAGAATCCCTGCGCTGGAGGAGTTGCGGCTTGACCCGAGACGGATACCACGTCCATTGCCGCTTCTTGGTAGCTCGCCCACGAGCTTTCCGTTGTTTGATTTGAACCCCAAACCATCCAACAGTTCAACGTCCCGATACGCTGTAGAATTCTCTGAGATCCGCGTCGTTGGCCGAGGATCGTTTGGAGAGGTATACCATGTCAAGAACCACATTGATGGACAAGACTATGCAATCAAGAAGATTCCGCTCAGTCAAAAGCGGCTCCAGCAGTTGCAGTGTGGTAACGAGAACCAGCTTGAGAACATTATGAAGGAAATTCGTACCCTTGCTCGACTGGAGCATGCAAATGTCGTTCGATATTATGGAGCCTGGATAGAGCAAACCCACTACCCGCGCATCCAAATCCCGTCTCAGGAACCCGGAAAGCTTGTGTATGAGAATACCCAGAACAGCAAACCATACCAGCCCTCGGGCGATGAGAGTTTTGGTGTTGTCTTTGAATACTCATACgaagggcagcagcagtctttAGAAGACTACTCAATTGGTTCGCATGGCACCAGCACTGCAACGCATACATCTGAAAAACCGGTAGCACGCAGCCTGGAAGATGACGTTGAGTCAATCCCGCGTAACTTTAGCGAGCCAACATATAGCCAACTTTCTACGTTCGGCGCATCGGACGGGGATATTTTTACCGATGGGTTCAGCAATGACCATTCTCGTCTCCAGGTCCAGCGCAGCAGTCGTCCTGGTCACGCACTTCCTGCTGTGATCTTACACATTCAGATGTCACTTCATCCAATTCCACTCAGCTCGTACTTAAGCCAACAACACTCTGGCGACCCTCAAACCCTTCTCCGCCGACACTGCTACCACCTAATCCCCTCGCTTAAACTTATCCTCAACATTATTTCTGGCGTCGACTATCTCCACTCAAAAGGCATCATCCACCGTGATCTCAAACCGGCgaacatcttcctctcttgTGCCGAAGAAAGAGACTTCAAAGGATGTATATCTTGTCTATCAAAAGCAGGTACCTGCTCAAAATTTTGTCATCCGCGCATCGGCGATTTCGGCCTCGTCGCTGATATCTCGCACCTAAATGACCGCTCGCCAGAGAGTGAATCTGGGCCCAGCAATATTCCGAAACTGAACCGTGTTGTCGGAACAGAGTTCTACTGCCCACCTTTCTTTCGCGGGTATGGAATCTCAGAGGCCGAGGACGAAGTCGTCCCTGGCCGGTCCAATGAGGAATACTTCGATTATACGATTGATGAGTCGCTCGATGTGTACGCTCTCGGCGTTATCCTTTTTGAACTCGTATACCGCATCAGCACAAAGATGGAGCGACAGATGGTGCTTACTGGACTGACTCGGGGAGTGCAGAGGACTGACGCTATAAAATCAATCCGCGAACGACCGGTCTTTCCTGTAGACTTCGATAGCAAGGTTGATCAAGGTGGAATGGTTTTACCTACTGGGGAAACCGTTGCCGAGTCACTGAAGAAGTGTATCAAGGGGATGTTGGAGTTGCAGCCGAGTCGGCGATGGAGCTGCTCAGATGTGCAGGAACACTTGCAGAGGTTGCTAAACATTGTGCTCAAGTCCATGACCACTTCGACTTTCTAA
- a CDS encoding DUF3716 domain-containing protein (transcript_id=CADANIAT00000116), whose product MACDLHSRTLYSNTHSDKTRNCVVRDKEAKCRDAKAHQVVLQRGITGKDLPIVPSGVEDSVLKDYVGLCDAPAPLIVRNLGWRENNAGEPERKLLDNTRQLQAAFAQTHGSLARTPCAPCASRKGSWKTCVTREYLRTGEKKPTNTDCAKCLFDDRQDCCITLTEASTSSRIRRSSAPSPKTLTHDYELPKQNSMCPFKLEVDYAKDCHHKTELSRWTTAPDENGAVLSFPLGVECWDNLPRLKQACSEMEHHLNIAKVESAIRYLKKT is encoded by the exons ATGGCTTGCGATCTGCATTCTCGCACCCTTTATAGCAATACACACAGTGACAAAACCAGGAACTGCGTTGTCAGGGATAAGGAGGCTAAGTGCCGGGACGCCAAAGCTCACCAAGTTGTACTTCAGAGAG GCATCACGGGCAAGGACCTACCAATCGTACCGTCCGGCGTCGAAGACTCAGTTCTAAAGGATTACGTTGGACTCTGCGATGCTCCGGCACCGCTGATCGTCCGAAACCTCGGCTGGCGTGAGAACAATGCCGGGGAACCGGAGAGGAAACTACTTGACAATACTAGACAGCTCCAAGCAGCATTCGCACAGACACATGGAAGTCTTGCTCGAACTCCTTGCGCTCCTTGCGCGTCTAGAAAGGGTTCTTGGAAAACATGCGTAACGAGGGAATATCTTCGCactggagagaagaagcCTACCAATACGGATTGCGCAAAATGCCTCTTCGATGACAGACAGGACTGCTGTATTACTCTTA CCGAagcttcaacttcttctcgCATACGTCGCAGTTCTGCCCCTAGTCCCAAGACCCTAACTCATGACTATGAACTCCCGAAGCAGAACTCCATGTGTCCTTTCAAGCTAGAGGT AGACTATGCAAAGGACTGCCACCACAAGACTGAGCTGTCCCGATGGACTACTGCTCCTGATGAGAATGGCGCTGTACTCTCGTTCCCCTTGGGCGTGGAGTGCTGGGATAACCTACCCCGCTTAAAACAGGCCTGCTCGGAAATGGAACACCACCTCAATATAGCCAAG GTAGAAAGT GCAATCCGCtatctgaagaagacataA
- a CDS encoding acetate uptake transporter family protein (transcript_id=CADANIAT00000118) has translation MADNTTDHASQLEKGMGGLPPTFVHLDRTHTAGGHVNDRTQPGLPVVHRTFANPSPLGLLSFATGLHARGVETPNVILGVLIFFGGLGQFLAAVMEFFTGNTFGATLWATYSAFNFSYAMIYIPGTGILAAYTDAETGALSPEFNQAIAIYLWAWFIVNTLYVVAAVRSSWVIFIDLAILSLGFLLLAVAYMTGDQAVMTAGYSVTMVTAALSSIPLEQKK, from the exons ATGGCCGACAACACAACCGACCACGCCTCGCAGCTCGAAAAGGGCATGGGAGGGTTACCCCCGACATTCGTCCATCTCGACCGCACTCACACGGCCGGTGGACACGTCAACGACCGCACCCAGCCCGGCCTCCCTGTTGTGCACAGGACCTTTGCGAATCCGTCGCCACTGGGGCTGTTGTCTTTCGCGACTG GCCTGCACGCCCGCGGCGTCGAAACACCCAATGTCATCCTTGGtgtcctcatcttcttcggcggGCTGGGCCAGTTCCTCGCGGCGGTGATGGAGTTTTTTACGGGAAACACT TTCGGCGCAACCCTCTGGGCCACCTACTCTGCTTTCAACTTCTCCTACGCGATGATCTACATTCCCGGCACGGGCATCCTGGCCGCCTACACGGACGCCGAGACCGGCGCGCTCAGTCCCGAGTTCAACCAAGCTATCGCAATCTACCTGTGGGCATGGTTCATTGTGAACACGCTCTACGTGGTTGCGGCGGTTCGGAGCTCGTGGGTGATTTTCATCGACCTCGCTATTCTGAGCCTGGGCTTCCTGTTGTTAGCTGTGGCGTATATGACCGGCGACCAGGCGGTTATGACGGCCGGTTACTCTGTTACGATGGTTACGGCTGCGCTCTCCT CAATACCtcttgagcagaagaaataa
- a CDS encoding copper acquisition factor BIM1-like domain-containing protein (transcript_id=CADANIAT00000113) — translation MRRHIALFVGLSTVARSQTHGEEAAKEMGPAAFLWPPDRTWSAAYDNNSPCGSASGVANRTQFPLVNGQLALVIQDESWNVQIAISDRNNPTSNSDFETIVSEARISDVDPGHMCYPVPNPGVDTEEGMNATFQIKYTSDFDTDKNETYYACADITYVPASKFTYQVPCFNVTVDEFTPTNGTESNSTSSDNDTTDSNGASASGSDGNTSSSRGSSGLSGGAIAGIVVGCVAAAVIAAVLLFGYRRLLQKYRSLRQKTSVRNVDWEAAEAGKPAADGSSGSSYGLRKLK, via the exons ATGAGACGTCACATTGCTCTTTTTGTCGGCCTGTCTACTGTAGCTAGGTCGCAGACTcatggcgaagaagccgcTAAAGAGATGGGCCCTGCGGCGTTCCTGTGGCCGCCGGACCGGACGTGGAGTGCAGCATACGACAACAACTCTCCCTGCGGGTCAGCGTCTGGCGTGGCCAACAGAACTCAGTTTCCCCTTG TGAACGGCCAACTCGCGCTCGTCATCCAAGACGAGTCCTGGAATGTGCAAATCGCCATCTCTGACAGGAATA ACCCTACGAGCAACAGTGACTTTGAGACAATCGTCTCCGAGGCCCGCATCAGCGATGTTGACCCCGGACACATGTGCTACCCCGTCCCCAACCCCGGCGTCGACACGGAGGAAGGAATGAACGCCACTTTCCAGATCAAATATACTTCTGATTTTGACACAGACAAGAATGAGACATACTATGCTTGCGCGGATATCACGTATGTCCCGGCGAGCAAATTCACCTATCAAGTTCCTTGCTTCAATGTAACGGTTGATGAGTTCACTCCAACGAACGGCACAGAGTCTAACTCCACCTCGTCGGATAATGATACGACTGATTCTAACGGCGCGTCAGCCTCGGGTTCTGACGGCAACACCAGCTCATCTCGTGGCTCGTCTGGTCTCTCTGGGGGCGCTATCGCCGGGATAGTCGTCGGCTGCGTGGCTGCTGCCGTCATCGCGgctgttcttctcttcgGATACAGGAGATTGCTTCAGAAGTATCGGTCTCTTCGTCAGAAAACGTCTGTTAGAAACGTTGATTGGGAGGCGGCAGAGGCTGGGAAGCCTGCCGCTGATGGTTCCTCCGGCTCTTCGTATGGCTTGCGGAAGCTTAAGTAG